A region of Paractinoplanes abujensis DNA encodes the following proteins:
- a CDS encoding 4'-phosphopantetheinyl transferase family protein, which translates to MIEDILPAGVVAVDTFDDPPDATLLPEEEQFVAKAVEKRRREFTTARHCARAALGRLGRPPAPILSGRMNEPLWPAGIVGTITHCAGYRGVVIAEQSVITTVGIDAEPNEPLTGGVLESVALPDERVHVSELLESRPEIRWDRMLFCAKEAVYKAWFPLAKRWLDFEDAVITLRPGPAGPQTGTFDARLLVVGPRVGGRRLTGFTGRWMVDHGLILTAIVVPAVVASRQDDDRIATGRH; encoded by the coding sequence ATGATCGAGGACATCCTGCCCGCCGGCGTGGTCGCGGTCGACACGTTCGACGACCCGCCGGACGCGACGCTGCTGCCCGAGGAGGAGCAGTTCGTCGCCAAGGCGGTCGAGAAACGGCGCCGGGAGTTCACGACCGCGCGGCACTGCGCCCGGGCGGCGCTGGGCCGGCTCGGCCGCCCACCGGCCCCGATCCTGTCCGGCCGGATGAACGAGCCGCTGTGGCCGGCCGGGATCGTCGGCACGATCACCCACTGCGCCGGTTACCGCGGCGTGGTGATCGCCGAGCAGTCCGTGATCACCACAGTCGGCATCGACGCCGAGCCCAACGAGCCGCTGACCGGTGGGGTGCTCGAGTCGGTGGCGCTGCCCGACGAGCGGGTGCACGTGTCCGAGCTGCTGGAGAGCCGGCCCGAGATCCGGTGGGACCGCATGCTGTTCTGCGCCAAGGAGGCGGTCTACAAGGCCTGGTTCCCGCTCGCCAAGCGCTGGCTCGACTTCGAGGACGCGGTGATCACGCTGCGTCCGGGCCCGGCCGGGCCGCAGACGGGCACTTTCGACGCCCGGCTGCTGGTGGTCGGCCCGCGGGTGGGCGGCCGGCGGCTCACCGGCTTCACCGGCCGCTGGATGGTCGACCACGGGCTGATCCTGACCGCCATCGTGGTGCCCGCCGTGGTCGCGTCGCGCCAGGACGACGACCGGATCGCCACCGGCCGGCATTGA
- a CDS encoding thioesterase II family protein, with protein sequence MTVATVDTSLWLRSYHGAHAAPARLLCLPHAGGSASYYFPVSRALSPRIEVLAVQYPGRQDRRGERGLGSLQELAADVYQQLRHADARPTALFGHSMGASVAFEVARLMEADGVAPAHLYVSGRRAPSAHRDERIHLRGDADLIAEIRRLDGTAGGLLDDPDVLRMFLGVIRDDYRAAETYRWQPGPPLRCPVTVLVGDRDPKVDLDEAATWQTHTTGPFAMQVFDGGHFYLHSHQAAVLDTIRSGLTPSPRR encoded by the coding sequence ATGACGGTCGCCACCGTCGACACCAGCCTGTGGCTGCGCAGCTATCACGGCGCCCACGCCGCCCCGGCCCGGCTGCTCTGCCTGCCGCACGCCGGCGGTTCGGCCAGCTACTACTTCCCGGTCTCGCGAGCACTGTCCCCCCGCATCGAGGTGCTCGCGGTGCAGTATCCCGGCCGCCAGGACCGGCGCGGCGAGCGCGGCCTCGGCAGCCTGCAGGAGCTGGCCGCCGACGTCTACCAGCAGTTGCGGCACGCCGACGCCCGGCCGACCGCGCTGTTCGGGCACAGCATGGGCGCCTCGGTGGCGTTCGAGGTGGCCCGGCTCATGGAGGCCGACGGCGTCGCCCCCGCGCACCTGTACGTCTCCGGCCGCCGGGCGCCCTCGGCCCACCGCGACGAGCGCATCCACCTGCGCGGCGACGCCGACCTGATCGCCGAGATCCGCCGGCTCGACGGCACCGCGGGCGGCCTGCTCGACGACCCGGACGTGCTGCGCATGTTCCTGGGCGTGATCCGGGACGACTACCGGGCCGCCGAGACCTACCGCTGGCAGCCCGGGCCGCCGCTGCGCTGCCCGGTCACCGTGCTGGTCGGCGACCGCGACCCCAAGGTGGACCTCGACGAGGCGGCCACCTGGCAGACCCACACCACCGGCCCGTTCGCGATGCAGGTCTTCGACGGCGGCCACTTCTATCTGCACAGCCACCAGGCCGCCGTGCTGGACACGATCCGGTCGGGCCTGACGCCGTCCCCCCGGCGCTGA
- a CDS encoding helix-turn-helix transcriptional regulator, producing MALVERNEALTRLDGLLADAAAGRGRVALVTGTVATGKSALLSALADRAADGGALAVTAIGSRAERDLPLALLSQLFHDAPLPPPERERAMNLLFEGTRAAMVAEDMADGHIDVQIVHGLCTILLDLAERHPIALLVDDVHHADRASLLCLSYLARRVRPAHLLVVFSRSTFGRTEEPDWQNDLLRPGHGVHIPLEALSGGGVRLLAEELAGAEVAERLADRWYQLCGGNPLLLKALVADHRQAVAETGAEPDEPVVGEAYAAAVMNCLRQAEPRLLEVARGVAVLADPESLDQLTSIDPEHAQQAVRSLTAAGLLSMGAFRHPAARAAVLADVGPEQRAELHRRAAVLAYDRGASTREVAEHLVHASDVTQTWGVTVLEDAARQALRDGRVEAAVSYLKLAWKACTDDKHRVRIMTTLVRAEWRINPSTSAGYLPELSGALEKGVLRGSDALVLAKALLWHGQFGEAEHVLDHLGARAGELDADTSAELAATRPWLRCTYAPFVAHLPKSTTPVSTVSASRRFAAARTLASVISSTPGPDVSETVERILRGSRLDEMSLDTVESALLALTYAGHADRAAGWCDMFVEEAYTRRAPSRQARLAVVRAEVAVRTGNLPGAARYARTALEIMPPASWGVAIGHPLSLLIIASLAMGDFDDVREQLDQPVPEAMFQTRYGLHYLQARGRYSLATDHLGLALRDFQRCGDLMAAWGVDAPGLVAWRSDAAETYLRMGRPGQARRLAEEQLNRCTKEMPRAQGVGLRLLAATGQLRHRPMLLRQAADLLQNSGDLYELSRTLVDLAQAYHALGESRRAGMIGHRARTLAEQCEATPLRRALSQDEELDTTGDPAAPEVAGGAVAMLSDAERRVAALAAVGYTNREIADKLYITTSTVEQHLTRTYRKLNVTRRSDLPANLDTNLTITT from the coding sequence ATGGCACTGGTCGAGCGGAACGAGGCGCTCACCCGCCTCGACGGGCTCCTGGCGGACGCGGCCGCGGGCCGTGGCCGGGTCGCCCTGGTCACCGGCACGGTCGCGACGGGCAAGAGCGCGCTGCTGAGCGCCCTGGCCGACCGCGCCGCCGACGGCGGGGCCCTCGCCGTCACGGCGATCGGCTCGCGGGCCGAGCGGGACCTGCCGCTCGCCCTGCTCAGCCAGTTGTTCCACGACGCGCCGCTGCCGCCGCCGGAACGCGAGCGGGCGATGAACCTGCTGTTCGAGGGGACTCGGGCCGCCATGGTCGCGGAGGACATGGCGGACGGGCACATCGACGTCCAGATCGTTCACGGACTGTGCACCATCCTGCTCGACCTGGCCGAACGGCACCCGATCGCGCTGCTGGTCGACGACGTGCACCACGCCGACCGGGCGTCGCTGCTCTGCCTGTCCTACCTGGCCCGCCGGGTGCGCCCGGCCCACCTGCTGGTGGTCTTCAGCCGCAGCACGTTCGGCCGCACCGAGGAACCGGACTGGCAGAACGACCTGCTGCGGCCCGGTCACGGCGTGCACATCCCGCTGGAGGCGCTCTCCGGCGGCGGCGTGCGCCTGCTGGCCGAGGAGCTGGCCGGCGCGGAGGTCGCCGAGCGGCTGGCCGACCGCTGGTATCAGCTCTGCGGGGGCAACCCGCTCCTGCTCAAGGCCCTGGTGGCCGATCACCGGCAGGCGGTCGCCGAGACCGGGGCCGAGCCGGACGAGCCCGTGGTGGGCGAGGCCTACGCCGCGGCCGTCATGAACTGCCTGCGCCAGGCCGAGCCCCGGCTGCTCGAGGTGGCCCGCGGGGTGGCCGTGCTGGCCGACCCGGAAAGTCTCGACCAGCTCACCTCGATCGACCCCGAGCACGCCCAGCAGGCCGTCCGGTCGCTGACCGCGGCCGGGCTGCTCAGCATGGGCGCCTTCCGCCACCCGGCCGCCCGCGCCGCCGTGCTGGCCGACGTCGGCCCGGAGCAGCGCGCCGAGCTGCACCGGCGGGCCGCGGTGCTGGCGTACGACCGGGGCGCCTCCACCCGCGAGGTGGCCGAGCACCTGGTGCACGCGAGCGACGTCACCCAGACCTGGGGTGTCACCGTGCTCGAGGACGCCGCCCGCCAGGCGCTGCGCGACGGCCGGGTCGAGGCCGCGGTCAGCTATCTCAAGCTGGCCTGGAAGGCGTGCACCGACGACAAGCACCGGGTCCGCATCATGACCACGCTGGTCCGCGCCGAGTGGCGGATCAACCCGAGCACCTCGGCCGGTTATCTGCCCGAGCTCTCGGGCGCGCTGGAGAAGGGAGTGCTGCGCGGCAGCGACGCGCTGGTGCTGGCCAAGGCGCTGCTCTGGCACGGGCAGTTCGGCGAGGCCGAGCACGTGCTCGACCACCTCGGCGCCCGGGCCGGCGAGCTCGACGCCGACACGTCGGCCGAGCTGGCCGCGACCCGGCCCTGGCTGCGCTGCACGTACGCCCCGTTCGTGGCCCACCTGCCCAAGAGCACCACGCCGGTGTCGACCGTGTCGGCCAGCCGCCGGTTCGCCGCCGCCCGCACCCTGGCCTCGGTGATCAGCTCGACCCCGGGACCGGACGTCAGCGAGACCGTGGAGCGCATCCTGCGCGGCTCCCGGCTCGACGAGATGTCGCTCGACACCGTGGAGAGCGCGCTGCTGGCGCTCACTTACGCCGGGCACGCCGACCGGGCCGCCGGCTGGTGCGACATGTTCGTCGAGGAGGCCTACACCCGGCGGGCGCCCAGCCGGCAGGCCCGCCTGGCCGTGGTCCGGGCCGAGGTCGCCGTCCGTACCGGCAACCTGCCGGGGGCCGCCCGCTACGCCCGGACCGCGCTCGAGATCATGCCCCCGGCCAGCTGGGGTGTGGCCATCGGGCACCCGCTCTCCCTGCTGATCATCGCGTCGCTCGCGATGGGCGACTTCGACGACGTCCGCGAGCAGCTCGACCAGCCGGTGCCCGAGGCGATGTTCCAGACCCGCTACGGGCTGCACTACCTGCAGGCCCGCGGGCGCTACAGCCTGGCCACCGACCACCTCGGCCTGGCCCTGCGCGACTTCCAGCGGTGCGGCGACCTGATGGCGGCCTGGGGTGTGGACGCGCCCGGCCTGGTCGCCTGGCGGTCCGACGCGGCCGAGACCTATCTGCGGATGGGCCGGCCCGGGCAGGCCCGCCGGCTCGCCGAGGAACAGCTCAACCGCTGCACCAAGGAGATGCCGCGGGCGCAGGGGGTGGGGCTGCGGCTGCTGGCCGCGACCGGGCAGCTGCGGCACCGGCCGATGCTGCTGCGTCAGGCGGCCGACCTGCTGCAGAACAGCGGCGACCTGTACGAGCTGTCCCGCACGCTGGTCGACCTGGCCCAGGCCTACCACGCGCTCGGCGAGTCACGCCGGGCCGGCATGATCGGCCACCGGGCCCGCACCCTGGCCGAGCAGTGCGAGGCAACGCCGCTGCGGCGGGCCCTGTCGCAGGACGAGGAGCTGGACACGACCGGTGACCCGGCCGCGCCCGAGGTCGCCGGGGGAGCGGTGGCCATGCTCAGCGACGCCGAGCGCCGGGTGGCCGCGCTGGCCGCGGTCGGCTACACCAACCGCGAGATCGCCGACAAGCTCTACATCACCACGAGCACTGTCGAGCAGCACCTCACCCGCACCTATCGCAAGCTCAACGTGACCCGGCGCAGCGACCTGCCGGCGAACCTCGACACCAACCTCACCATCACTACCTGA
- a CDS encoding FAD-dependent monooxygenase: MTKTVLISGAGIAGVSLAFWLRRHGFTPTVVERAPALRDGGYKVDIRGAAIPVVQRMGLLDRVRELRTDVRSGAVVDRTGRRVASMNGDSFGAREDDDAEILRGDLNRLIFESTRDEIDYRFGDSVTAINGTEVTFAGGRTESFDLIVGADGVHSRTRALAFGPEREYVRDLGYRVAIYTVPNHLGIDREELTYVSPGRTTLVYSTARDTGAKAMFLFTAPEGIDESDPRRALREAYADQGWEVPRLLEAVDAAPDFYYDTLSQVHMDSWSTGNVALVGDAAHCAAPSSGQGTSLGLVGGYVLAGELAAAGGDHGAGFAAYERRMRPFAERNQKLGPANIKRMVLGSKGQVRTSMTMLSVMSKLPGRDRLMAAMMAPLHKAANAIDVPDYEETRRAA, translated from the coding sequence ATGACGAAGACGGTCCTCATCTCCGGAGCCGGCATCGCCGGTGTCAGCCTCGCCTTCTGGTTGCGTCGCCACGGCTTCACGCCCACTGTCGTCGAGCGGGCCCCGGCCCTGCGCGACGGCGGCTACAAGGTGGACATCCGCGGCGCCGCGATCCCCGTCGTGCAGCGCATGGGTCTGCTCGACCGGGTTCGTGAGCTGCGCACCGACGTGCGCAGCGGCGCGGTGGTCGACCGCACCGGCCGCCGGGTCGCCAGCATGAACGGTGACAGCTTCGGCGCCCGTGAGGACGACGACGCCGAGATCCTCCGGGGCGACCTCAACCGCCTGATCTTCGAGTCCACCCGGGACGAGATCGACTACCGCTTCGGTGACTCGGTGACCGCGATCAACGGCACCGAGGTGACCTTCGCCGGCGGCCGCACCGAGTCGTTCGACCTGATCGTCGGGGCCGACGGGGTGCACTCGCGCACCCGCGCCCTGGCCTTCGGGCCGGAGCGCGAATACGTCCGCGACCTGGGCTACCGGGTCGCCATCTACACCGTCCCCAACCACCTCGGCATCGACCGCGAGGAACTGACGTACGTCAGCCCGGGCCGCACGACACTGGTCTACAGCACGGCCCGCGACACCGGCGCCAAGGCGATGTTCCTGTTCACCGCGCCCGAGGGCATCGACGAGAGCGACCCCCGCCGGGCGCTGCGCGAGGCCTACGCCGACCAGGGCTGGGAGGTGCCGCGCCTGCTCGAGGCGGTCGACGCCGCGCCCGACTTCTACTACGACACGCTGAGCCAGGTCCACATGGACAGCTGGTCGACCGGCAACGTCGCGCTGGTCGGCGACGCCGCCCACTGCGCGGCCCCCTCCTCCGGTCAGGGCACCAGCCTCGGCCTGGTCGGCGGGTACGTGCTGGCCGGCGAGCTGGCGGCGGCCGGCGGCGACCACGGGGCCGGCTTCGCGGCCTACGAGCGGCGGATGCGCCCCTTCGCCGAACGCAACCAGAAACTCGGCCCGGCCAACATCAAGCGCATGGTGCTCGGCAGCAAGGGTCAGGTCCGCACGTCGATGACGATGCTGTCGGTGATGTCCAAGCTGCCCGGACGGGACCGGTTGATGGCCGCGATGATGGCCCCCCTGCACAAGGCGGCCAACGCCATCGACGTTCCTGACTACGAGGAGACGCGGCGGGCGGCCTGA
- a CDS encoding MFS transporter: MTRTNAPSVAGRKEWFALCVLLLPVLLVSMDLTVLYYALPAMSAELQPTGVEQLWMVDIYAFVLAGLLLTMGTLGDRIGRRLLLLAGAVAFGAGSLIAAYASSAESFIAARAAMGIAGATLMPSTLALIRNLFHDQKQRRSAVAAWSAGMAAGAALGPIIGGLLLDNFWWGSVFLINVPVMVLLVVAGPILLPEFKVPGAGRFDIISAVLSLGAVLPVIYGLKRIAAYGFGTLPVVAVVAGLALAVAFIRRQQVVSNPMLDLTLFRQRAFGASIAINLMALFGLVGFSLFTTQYLQMVAGLSPFRAALWSIPGTVAVGLAVPVATAIVRKVRPAFVVSGGFGLAAAGFFTITFTPVEHGLAILLSGLTALSAGLAVVMTMITEMVVASAPPEKAGSASAVLQTGQEFGGAVGVAVLGSIGTAIYSKLMDGVGPASAQETLGGAVAAAQRLSGQAATELLDKAHQAFVDEMHVVAMAATLVSLIGAVVAAVALRHVKDAPKPPGESSPDVPSSTEEELVAAVN; the protein is encoded by the coding sequence ATGACCCGAACCAATGCACCTTCAGTGGCGGGCCGAAAGGAATGGTTCGCCCTCTGCGTACTGCTGCTCCCCGTTCTGCTGGTCTCGATGGATCTGACGGTGCTCTACTACGCACTGCCGGCCATGAGCGCGGAACTGCAGCCGACCGGCGTCGAGCAGCTGTGGATGGTCGACATCTACGCCTTCGTGCTCGCCGGTCTGCTGCTCACCATGGGCACGCTCGGTGACCGGATCGGCCGGCGGCTCCTGCTGCTGGCCGGTGCGGTCGCGTTCGGTGCCGGCTCCCTGATCGCCGCGTACGCGTCCTCGGCCGAGTCGTTCATCGCCGCCCGCGCGGCCATGGGCATCGCGGGCGCCACGCTCATGCCCTCGACCCTGGCCCTGATCCGCAACCTGTTCCACGACCAGAAGCAGCGCCGCAGCGCGGTGGCGGCCTGGTCGGCCGGCATGGCGGCGGGCGCCGCGCTCGGCCCGATCATCGGCGGCCTGCTGCTGGACAACTTCTGGTGGGGTTCGGTCTTCCTCATCAACGTGCCCGTGATGGTGCTGCTCGTGGTGGCCGGCCCGATCCTGCTGCCCGAGTTCAAGGTGCCCGGCGCGGGCCGTTTCGACATCATCAGCGCGGTGCTCTCGCTGGGCGCGGTGCTGCCGGTCATCTACGGCCTCAAGCGCATCGCCGCGTACGGGTTCGGCACCCTCCCGGTGGTGGCGGTGGTGGCCGGCCTCGCACTCGCGGTGGCCTTCATCCGCCGGCAGCAGGTGGTCAGCAACCCGATGCTCGACCTGACCCTGTTCCGGCAGCGCGCCTTCGGCGCCTCGATCGCGATCAACCTGATGGCGCTGTTCGGTCTGGTCGGGTTCTCCCTGTTCACCACGCAGTACCTGCAGATGGTGGCCGGGCTGAGCCCGTTCCGGGCGGCGCTGTGGAGCATCCCGGGCACCGTCGCGGTCGGACTGGCCGTCCCGGTGGCCACGGCGATCGTCCGCAAGGTCCGCCCGGCGTTCGTCGTCAGCGGCGGTTTCGGGCTGGCCGCGGCGGGCTTCTTCACCATCACGTTCACCCCGGTCGAGCACGGCCTGGCCATCCTGCTGAGCGGTCTGACCGCGCTGTCGGCCGGCCTGGCCGTGGTGATGACCATGATCACCGAGATGGTGGTGGCCAGCGCCCCGCCGGAGAAGGCGGGTTCGGCGTCGGCGGTGCTGCAGACCGGCCAGGAGTTCGGGGGCGCGGTCGGGGTCGCGGTGCTGGGCAGCATCGGCACGGCCATCTACAGCAAGCTGATGGACGGCGTCGGGCCGGCCTCGGCCCAGGAGACGCTGGGCGGCGCCGTGGCGGCCGCTCAGCGGCTGTCCGGGCAGGCCGCGACCGAGCTGCTGGACAAGGCGCACCAGGCGTTCGTGGACGAGATGCACGTCGTCGCGATGGCGGCCACGCTGGTCAGCCTGATCGGCGCGGTGGTGGCCGCGGTCGCCCTGCGGCACGTCAAGGACGCCCCCAAGCCGCCCGGCGAGTCCTCTCCGGACGTGCCGTCTTCCACTGAGGAAGAGCTGGTGGCGGCCGTAAATTAA